In Armatimonadota bacterium, one DNA window encodes the following:
- a CDS encoding helix-turn-helix transcriptional regulator: protein MVEPALLYLLAKRDSTHGYDLIQQANELGICETTVDAGAVYRALRQLEDAGLVESTWDTTGGGPARRDYAVTDAGRAHLKAWADVLRRRAEMMSRFAQLCDEID from the coding sequence ATGGTCGAACCCGCGCTGTTATACCTGCTGGCAAAACGCGACAGCACCCACGGTTATGATCTCATTCAGCAGGCCAACGAACTTGGAATCTGCGAGACCACGGTGGATGCGGGAGCGGTCTACCGCGCTCTTCGGCAGCTCGAAGATGCGGGCCTGGTGGAGTCCACCTGGGATACCACCGGCGGCGGTCCGGCCCGGCGGGATTACGCGGTGACCGATGCCGGCCGGGCGCATCTCAAGGCCTGGGCAGACGTCTTGCGGCGTAGAGCCGAGATGATGTCCCGCTTCGCGCAGTTGTGCGATGAGATCGACTGA
- a CDS encoding MBL fold metallo-hydrolase, with product MVEHPRVLRITVLCDNRARPGFGCEHGWAALVESAGRRVLLDTGSGPTLLPNADRAGVDLTTLDALVLSHGHYDHTGGLASLLERSGPLDVWAHPAAFDPTFADRGQGDARYIGMPLARAQYEALGARFHLSENPVEVAPGVRTTGFVPRSVTGSVPAPHLLRTRDELIGPDDFADDVSLVLSAGEGIFILTGCAHAGLRNILARAREIAPGAPVWAIVGGTHLVAEPVDEVRALARDLAAAGLSAIGASHCTGETSAQVLREAFPGRTLDIAAGVVLSVSPDGVIRIS from the coding sequence ATGGTTGAGCACCCGAGAGTCTTGCGGATAACAGTGCTGTGCGACAACCGGGCCCGCCCGGGTTTCGGCTGCGAGCACGGCTGGGCTGCGTTAGTGGAGTCCGCTGGACGCCGGGTGCTGTTGGACACGGGCTCGGGGCCCACGCTCTTGCCCAATGCGGACCGGGCGGGGGTGGACCTGACCACGCTGGATGCCCTGGTGCTCAGCCACGGGCACTACGACCACACAGGCGGGCTTGCGTCACTCCTGGAGCGGTCGGGGCCGCTGGACGTGTGGGCTCACCCGGCAGCCTTCGACCCCACCTTCGCCGACCGTGGCCAAGGGGATGCCCGGTACATCGGAATGCCCCTTGCCCGGGCCCAGTACGAGGCGCTTGGGGCGCGGTTCCACCTGTCGGAAAACCCGGTCGAGGTGGCGCCCGGAGTGCGGACCACCGGCTTCGTGCCCCGCTCCGTCACCGGCAGTGTACCGGCGCCGCACCTGCTCAGGACCCGCGACGAGCTGATCGGCCCCGATGATTTCGCCGATGACGTGTCCCTGGTCCTCAGTGCGGGCGAAGGCATCTTCATCCTCACCGGCTGCGCCCACGCGGGACTGCGCAACATCCTGGCAAGAGCCCGGGAAATCGCCCCGGGCGCTCCGGTCTGGGCAATCGTCGGCGGAACGCACCTGGTAGCGGAGCCGGTTGATGAAGTCCGAGCGCTTGCGCGAGACCTGGCGGCGGCTGGTCTGTCCGCAATCGGTGCCTCTCACTGCACAGGGGAGACGTCCGCGCAGGTGCTGCGCGAGGCATTCCCAGGCCGCACGCTGGACATTGCTGCCGGGGTGGTCCTGTCCGTCTCCCCTGACGGCGTGATCCGAATCTCGTAA
- a CDS encoding P-loop NTPase, protein MQTDLDRAALTVSVAAGKGGTGKTLLSTSLAYALVERHPGAVQLLDADVEEPNADLVLPVQFTGTQPVELLVPQVDPETCVRCGKCAEVCAASAIARIRQTVITFHELCTGCGACAWICPVDAITEIPRVVGRVDTGMAEGGIEFVQGRSEVAQQHTGAITGAVKKHAKDDCITIIDAPPGTACPMQETVAESDYCILVTEPTPFGLSDLGAAVETCRALSVPCGVVVNRDGVGDAGVDDYCERSGIPILLRIPHDREIARAYSRGRTLALEFPDWRPKLVSLLDAVAREVSQ, encoded by the coding sequence ATGCAGACGGATCTAGATCGAGCTGCGCTGACGGTGTCCGTCGCGGCAGGCAAAGGCGGAACGGGAAAGACGCTGCTTTCCACGTCCCTCGCCTATGCTCTGGTTGAACGGCACCCCGGCGCCGTGCAACTGCTGGACGCGGACGTTGAGGAGCCCAACGCGGACCTGGTGCTCCCGGTGCAGTTCACCGGCACGCAGCCCGTGGAGCTGCTGGTGCCCCAGGTCGACCCGGAGACGTGCGTCCGTTGCGGCAAGTGTGCCGAAGTATGCGCCGCAAGCGCCATCGCGCGCATCCGACAGACGGTGATCACGTTCCACGAACTGTGTACCGGCTGCGGCGCATGTGCCTGGATCTGCCCGGTTGATGCCATCACCGAAATCCCCCGAGTCGTCGGGCGAGTGGACACGGGCATGGCAGAAGGCGGCATTGAGTTCGTCCAGGGACGCTCCGAGGTAGCCCAACAACACACCGGCGCAATCACGGGCGCCGTGAAAAAGCACGCCAAAGACGACTGCATCACCATCATCGACGCCCCGCCGGGAACTGCCTGCCCCATGCAGGAAACCGTTGCCGAGAGTGATTACTGCATTCTCGTCACCGAACCCACGCCCTTCGGCCTGAGCGACCTGGGAGCGGCGGTCGAGACCTGTCGGGCGCTCTCGGTGCCCTGCGGAGTGGTGGTCAACCGCGATGGTGTGGGTGATGCCGGCGTGGATGACTACTGTGAACGCAGCGGCATCCCCATCCTCCTGCGCATCCCTCACGACCGTGAGATCGCCCGGGCATACTCACGCGGGCGCACGCTGGCCCTGGAGTTCCCCGACTGGCGACCGAAGCTGGTGAGCCTGCTCGACGCCGTGGCCAGGGAGGTGTCGCAATGA
- a CDS encoding P-loop NTPase: MTPYRQITVVSGKGGTGKTSVVASFAALGPEKILADTDVDAANLHLMLHPQINRREQFYGAKIAVRDESLCTRCGECERHCRFEAITVEAVNPFACEGCGFCTLVCPRTALHMEPALTGDLFISQTRYGPMAHAKLVPGAESSGRLVTMVRQAAEDLAMQNGTDLVLIDGPPGIGCTATAALADVDLALIVTEPTPSGIHDMRRVIGTAAHFGIPTALIVNKADLNLDRARQAESVAREMGAGIVGRLPYDETVTRAVAAATPLVEFDPDGPVSQSLRECWSRTLALIGMSV, encoded by the coding sequence ATGACCCCGTACAGGCAGATCACCGTCGTCAGCGGCAAGGGTGGCACCGGAAAGACCAGCGTGGTGGCATCCTTCGCCGCCCTGGGGCCGGAAAAGATACTGGCCGATACTGACGTCGATGCCGCAAACCTGCACCTCATGCTTCACCCACAGATCAATCGGCGGGAGCAGTTCTACGGCGCGAAGATTGCAGTGCGGGACGAGAGCCTCTGCACGCGCTGCGGGGAATGCGAGCGCCACTGCCGATTCGAGGCGATCACGGTCGAAGCCGTGAATCCCTTCGCCTGCGAAGGCTGCGGCTTTTGCACCCTCGTGTGCCCCCGAACTGCCCTGCACATGGAACCGGCGCTCACCGGCGACCTGTTCATCTCGCAAACGCGCTACGGCCCGATGGCCCACGCCAAACTGGTGCCCGGCGCGGAAAGCTCGGGCCGGCTGGTCACCATGGTGCGCCAGGCCGCTGAAGATCTGGCGATGCAAAACGGAACAGACCTGGTGCTCATTGACGGGCCGCCCGGAATTGGCTGCACCGCAACCGCAGCCCTCGCGGATGTTGATCTCGCGCTGATCGTCACCGAGCCCACGCCGTCGGGCATCCACGATATGCGCCGCGTAATTGGGACTGCCGCGCATTTCGGCATACCCACCGCGCTCATCGTGAACAAGGCCGATCTGAACCTGGACCGGGCCCGACAGGCAGAAAGCGTCGCGCGAGAAATGGGCGCCGGCATCGTTGGCAGGCTGCCTTACGATGAGACGGTGACGCGAGCGGTGGCAGCGGCAACCCCGCTGGTGGAGTTCGACCCGGATGGCCCGGTGTCCCAGTCCCTGCGCGAATGCTGGAGCAGGACGCTGGCACTCATCGGGATGTCGGTGTAG
- a CDS encoding sulfatase produces the protein MNCIVICLDTLRWDHLGCYGNTVVETPGMDWLARIATRFDAAYCASFPTIPMRTDAFTGNVRWPVYGWKNLGEDETTFVRMLADAGYHTAFIHDTWNMVPTGFGRDFHDDILLEPPPGWESNIEKIEVPVPREHYRQNAGGYIRDRARTLHCRHEEDWFVARTMTAASEWLEDNHKRDRFFLWVDSFEIHEDWYAPDFYTEHYSPNYRGVDYSYPNYGYTDIYKPAELKRLRARYAAEVTLTDRWVGHLLRSVELMGLLENTMIVLVSDHGIYIGEHKRTGKHTVDPEDPWPIYDEVGRIPLLVYLPKAKLPRRCGALVQAADLAPTILQALGVKAPEMTGRSVLPLLRGETRTHHPYVFTSCHSGPGPGRIQYLPSCITVTGPRYTLVTGPEGWKPALHDRREDPGQVRNIIRKHPEIARKMQGALIQFMRRQGADEGYIQAFTRI, from the coding sequence ATGAACTGCATCGTCATCTGCCTGGACACGCTGCGCTGGGATCACCTGGGCTGCTATGGGAACACGGTGGTGGAGACACCGGGTATGGACTGGCTGGCGCGCATTGCCACCCGGTTCGATGCTGCCTACTGCGCCAGTTTCCCGACCATCCCCATGCGTACTGACGCTTTCACGGGCAATGTGCGCTGGCCGGTCTACGGCTGGAAGAACCTGGGGGAGGACGAGACCACTTTCGTCCGGATGCTCGCGGATGCGGGATACCACACGGCATTCATCCACGACACCTGGAACATGGTGCCCACAGGGTTCGGGCGAGACTTCCACGACGACATCCTCCTGGAGCCGCCGCCGGGGTGGGAGAGCAACATCGAGAAGATCGAGGTGCCCGTCCCGCGTGAGCATTACCGCCAGAATGCCGGCGGGTACATACGAGACCGGGCGAGAACCCTCCATTGCAGGCATGAGGAGGACTGGTTCGTGGCGCGCACCATGACCGCCGCCAGCGAGTGGCTCGAGGACAACCACAAGCGCGACAGGTTCTTCCTGTGGGTGGACAGCTTCGAGATCCACGAGGACTGGTATGCGCCGGACTTCTACACCGAGCATTACAGCCCGAACTACCGCGGGGTGGACTACTCCTACCCGAACTACGGCTACACGGATATCTACAAGCCCGCGGAACTCAAGCGCCTGCGGGCCCGGTATGCGGCCGAAGTGACCCTCACTGACCGGTGGGTGGGCCATCTCCTGCGCAGCGTGGAGCTCATGGGGCTGTTAGAGAACACAATGATCGTGCTGGTGTCCGACCATGGCATCTATATCGGGGAGCACAAGCGCACGGGGAAGCACACGGTGGACCCGGAAGACCCCTGGCCGATCTACGATGAGGTGGGGCGGATACCGCTACTGGTCTACCTGCCGAAGGCGAAGTTGCCGCGACGCTGCGGGGCACTGGTGCAGGCGGCGGACCTTGCCCCGACGATTCTCCAGGCGCTTGGTGTGAAGGCTCCGGAAATGACAGGCAGATCGGTCCTTCCGCTGCTGCGGGGGGAAACGCGGACCCATCACCCCTATGTCTTCACTTCGTGCCACAGCGGCCCCGGTCCGGGCCGCATCCAGTACCTGCCTTCGTGCATCACCGTGACCGGTCCGCGCTACACCCTTGTCACCGGACCCGAAGGTTGGAAGCCGGCGTTGCATGACCGGCGAGAGGATCCGGGTCAGGTGCGGAACATCATCCGAAAGCACCCGGAGATCGCGCGGAAGATGCAGGGGGCGCTGATCCAGTTCATGCGACGGCAGGGCGCGGACGAGGGGTACATCCAGGCATTCACAAGGATCTGA